From Fibrobacter sp. UWEL, a single genomic window includes:
- a CDS encoding ImmA/IrrE family metallo-endopeptidase: MTDMEIFMTRLKSARLMKGYSMEELCEKMTPKVSKMTISKYESGAMQPNSTTLLSIAKALEQPIDYFFRPITFKMGAVKFRKKASVTQKEIKSIEETIIDKVERYINVEEICNEVSVSAEVKKYPVETKDDVKKTAQELRRKWNLGIDGIPNVIDLLEEHGYKVVEVDAPDIFDGLSSADDVKHPVIVLRRSENAERKRFTALHELGHLIMRFKDGIETKEEEALCNLFANEMLIPESEMKRFLGVARKSISYKEVAPLQTRFGISYDALMYKACECGVITSQCYKWYNIHKSQDPSYKRFVEQSICRKEESNRFTSLVYKALYSELITISKAANLLRINIEDVREDYALA; encoded by the coding sequence ATGACTGATATGGAAATTTTTATGACGAGGTTAAAGAGTGCCCGACTTATGAAGGGGTATTCTATGGAAGAACTTTGTGAAAAAATGACCCCCAAAGTGTCAAAAATGACGATCTCTAAGTATGAAAGTGGCGCTATGCAGCCCAACAGCACTACGCTTCTTTCCATCGCGAAGGCGCTGGAACAGCCTATTGATTATTTCTTTCGTCCAATCACCTTCAAAATGGGTGCTGTCAAGTTCAGAAAAAAGGCTTCCGTAACTCAGAAAGAAATAAAGTCCATTGAAGAAACCATTATTGATAAAGTTGAACGTTACATCAATGTCGAGGAAATCTGCAACGAGGTTTCCGTTTCTGCGGAAGTAAAGAAATATCCGGTCGAAACAAAGGATGATGTAAAGAAAACTGCCCAGGAACTTAGACGGAAATGGAATCTGGGTATCGATGGAATCCCGAATGTTATTGACTTGCTTGAAGAACATGGCTACAAGGTCGTTGAAGTTGATGCTCCAGATATCTTTGACGGGTTGAGTAGCGCTGACGATGTTAAGCATCCGGTAATTGTCCTAAGGCGTTCTGAAAATGCGGAAAGAAAGCGTTTTACCGCCTTGCATGAACTTGGCCATTTGATCATGCGCTTTAAGGATGGAATCGAAACGAAGGAAGAAGAAGCTCTTTGCAATCTTTTTGCAAACGAAATGCTGATTCCGGAATCCGAAATGAAGCGCTTTCTCGGTGTTGCGCGAAAGAGCATTTCCTATAAGGAAGTGGCTCCGTTGCAAACCCGTTTCGGAATTTCCTATGATGCCCTGATGTACAAAGCCTGTGAATGTGGTGTGATTACGTCTCAATGCTATAAGTGGTACAATATCCACAAAAGCCAGGACCCAAGCTACAAACGTTTTGTAGAACAGTCCATTTGTCGCAAGGAAGAATCAAACCGCTTTACCAGCCTGGTCTATAAGGCGCTCTATAGCGAATTGATTACTATTTCCAAGGCGGCAAATCTGTTGCGCATCAACATTGAAGATGTAAGAGAGGATTACGCTCTCGCATGA
- a CDS encoding SpoVG family protein, with translation MNNETKNTETQIANVFDCLAITNVQVFPFKEGPSMGHMKGLATVVFNDQLMLRGLRIMDGENGLFVGYPNDPFYKGEDFRCIAQPITRQLREHIENCILEKYQAAIA, from the coding sequence ATGAATAACGAAACCAAAAACACCGAAACCCAGATCGCAAACGTCTTTGACTGTTTGGCAATCACGAACGTGCAGGTTTTCCCCTTCAAGGAAGGCCCCAGCATGGGCCACATGAAGGGCCTTGCAACTGTTGTTTTCAATGACCAGCTCATGCTTCGCGGCTTGCGCATTATGGACGGTGAAAACGGTCTTTTTGTTGGCTATCCGAACGATCCGTTCTACAAGGGCGAGGATTTCCGCTGTATCGCCCAGCCCATTACCCGCCAGCTTCGTGAACACATCGAAAATTGCATCCTGGAAAAATACCAGGCCGCAATCGCTTAA
- a CDS encoding DUF4314 domain-containing protein — MVKVGDIIKIIEMLGEPRYTGKTGVVEHIDSLGQLHGSWGGLAVQPENDRFEVIGHK, encoded by the coding sequence ATGGTAAAAGTTGGAGACATTATCAAGATTATTGAAATGCTTGGTGAACCGCGTTATACGGGAAAGACTGGCGTCGTGGAACACATCGACAGCCTGGGCCAGTTGCATGGAAGCTGGGGTGGGCTGGCTGTTCAGCCCGAGAACGATCGCTTCGAGGTTATAGGCCACAAATGA
- the mfd gene encoding transcription-repair coupling factor, producing MDHLSEFLTFTHLPSLSLFKNVQGEAIHVNGTTIPVASMMVAIRFQQKPEHILVIAKDYKSAETWVENLESMVGEDFVRFLPSIGLKPYEKKVPFEGVLEERLKFFRDLEKNEAPFITVCPLDAFLMRLPAPGSIMKNSRTLKVGDVFEPSTLRPWLMDHGFVEQPVVSGVGEFSIRGCIVDVNCLLYPHPIRIEFFGDEIESIRSFDIFSQRSVEKMNSVQLFPMGEFVIPERELAKYNGDSAGLWWNRSKYESLDYTLLDYLPKAPLVFEELSVLSETATKYFFKCENDFHELRQVESDAVPPSEIWLKMGEVSRSFAGRGSMDLTRVNVDDGNWHDLHCRVQDFSSTGTDAVAKQIEEFTAAGGSVFVVAPTSGGINRLKTVFSDLPIEDYILGNLSEGFWLEEDNVAFLTETRIFNRHSNKTRKRKVSGSVSGALMIESLNRGDFVAHEDHGVGKYLGLVRVEVNGGMVDCALLEYEGGDRLKFPVADLQKIERLDHGEEPPKLDKLGGKSWENLKKRVKQKVIQIARDLVELYAKREMIEGFAFPKDGKLQEEFEEAFEYDPTPDQVKATAEIKQDMESRRPMDRLVCGDVGFGKTEVAMRAAFKCVVSKKQVALLVPTTILAAQHYENFMDRFAGFGINISLVNRYKTAKEKKDIFKQAEEGKVDILIGTHALLSEKNKFKDLGLLIIDEEQKFGVKQKEKLRELRLTVDSLSMSATPIPRSLHLSMTGVRDISLINTPPINRLPVETTLMKRDDEVIKNAILDELARGGQVFIVNDRVHSIYTLADEIEALVPNASIGVAHGQMDDRELENAMDAFISKKFDVLISTSIIESGLDVPNANTIIIMNAHHFGISQLYQMRGRVGRSSVLAKALLVVPAKHEISAESMRRLKALEQFTDLGSGYQLAMRDLEIRGAGNLLGQEQHGFIAEVGFETYVRLVKEAVEMLRGGPVEKPIQTRVELGVDAYLPEDYIQDGLTRIDLYQRIARITHTDEIQSIAQELEDRFGPVPDPAKMLLLVTEVGLLAGRLRIQGLVQRKGMLAATFAEFPPPDVRIISEMYGLALFPMRILAGSPMQVIIEVGKGSAKTLAENALKQFRSFAVIKAQAATIQPKNPLLAGVGEVKK from the coding sequence ATGGATCATCTTTCCGAATTTCTCACCTTTACGCATTTGCCTTCTCTGTCCCTGTTCAAGAATGTTCAGGGGGAGGCTATCCATGTCAATGGAACCACCATTCCGGTAGCATCCATGATGGTGGCAATCCGTTTCCAGCAGAAGCCGGAACACATCCTGGTCATTGCCAAGGATTACAAGAGTGCGGAAACCTGGGTAGAAAACTTGGAAAGCATGGTGGGGGAGGATTTCGTCCGTTTTCTTCCTTCCATCGGATTGAAGCCTTACGAAAAGAAGGTGCCCTTTGAGGGGGTGCTGGAAGAACGTCTGAAGTTCTTCCGCGACTTGGAAAAGAACGAAGCGCCCTTCATTACTGTTTGCCCTCTGGATGCATTCCTCATGAGGTTGCCAGCTCCTGGCTCCATCATGAAGAATTCTCGCACCCTGAAGGTGGGTGACGTATTTGAGCCTTCCACATTGCGCCCCTGGCTGATGGACCATGGCTTTGTGGAACAGCCTGTGGTAAGCGGTGTGGGGGAATTCTCCATCCGAGGCTGTATTGTTGATGTCAACTGCCTTTTGTATCCTCATCCCATCCGAATTGAATTCTTTGGCGATGAAATCGAATCTATCCGTAGTTTTGATATTTTCAGCCAGCGTTCTGTAGAAAAGATGAATTCCGTACAGCTTTTCCCCATGGGAGAGTTTGTAATTCCGGAAAGGGAACTGGCGAAATATAATGGCGATAGCGCTGGGCTTTGGTGGAACCGCAGTAAGTACGAATCACTAGACTATACGCTGCTGGATTACCTACCAAAGGCCCCGCTGGTTTTTGAAGAATTATCAGTACTTTCAGAAACTGCCACCAAGTATTTTTTCAAGTGCGAAAATGATTTCCATGAGTTGCGTCAGGTCGAAAGTGATGCAGTTCCTCCCAGCGAAATCTGGTTGAAGATGGGTGAGGTTTCCCGCAGTTTTGCTGGTCGTGGATCCATGGATTTGACCCGCGTCAATGTGGATGATGGAAACTGGCATGACTTGCATTGTCGTGTTCAGGATTTCTCCTCCACAGGTACGGATGCGGTGGCGAAACAGATTGAAGAGTTTACGGCTGCTGGCGGCTCCGTCTTCGTGGTGGCTCCCACCTCTGGCGGTATTAATCGCCTGAAGACCGTGTTCAGTGACTTGCCCATTGAGGACTATATTCTGGGCAATCTTTCGGAAGGCTTCTGGCTGGAAGAAGATAACGTGGCCTTCCTGACGGAAACTCGAATTTTTAATCGTCATTCCAACAAGACCCGCAAGAGGAAGGTGTCCGGTTCTGTTTCCGGCGCTCTGATGATTGAATCCTTGAATCGAGGAGACTTCGTCGCTCATGAGGATCATGGCGTAGGTAAGTATCTGGGCCTTGTCCGTGTGGAAGTGAACGGCGGTATGGTGGACTGCGCCTTGCTGGAATACGAAGGGGGCGACCGCCTGAAATTCCCTGTGGCAGACCTCCAGAAGATTGAACGTCTGGACCACGGTGAGGAACCTCCCAAGCTGGATAAGCTAGGCGGCAAGAGCTGGGAAAACCTGAAGAAGCGCGTCAAGCAGAAGGTCATCCAGATTGCCCGCGACCTGGTGGAACTGTACGCCAAGCGTGAAATGATTGAAGGTTTCGCCTTCCCGAAGGACGGCAAACTTCAGGAAGAATTCGAAGAAGCTTTTGAGTACGACCCGACGCCGGACCAGGTGAAGGCAACTGCAGAAATCAAGCAGGATATGGAAAGCCGCCGCCCCATGGACCGTCTGGTTTGTGGCGACGTGGGGTTCGGCAAGACGGAAGTCGCCATGCGTGCGGCCTTCAAGTGCGTGGTCAGCAAGAAACAAGTGGCCCTTCTGGTTCCCACCACCATTCTTGCCGCCCAGCATTACGAAAACTTCATGGATCGCTTCGCTGGCTTTGGTATCAATATCTCTCTTGTAAATCGTTACAAGACTGCCAAGGAAAAGAAGGATATTTTCAAGCAAGCGGAAGAAGGGAAGGTGGATATCCTGATCGGAACTCACGCACTTCTCTCCGAAAAGAACAAGTTCAAGGACTTGGGACTTCTCATCATCGATGAAGAACAGAAGTTTGGCGTGAAGCAGAAGGAAAAACTCCGCGAGCTCCGCTTGACGGTGGACTCCCTGAGCATGAGTGCAACGCCCATTCCCCGCTCCCTCCATTTGAGTATGACCGGAGTCCGCGACATCTCCCTCATTAATACTCCGCCCATCAACCGCCTTCCCGTAGAAACCACCTTGATGAAGCGGGATGACGAAGTGATCAAGAACGCCATCCTGGATGAACTGGCCCGCGGCGGCCAGGTGTTTATCGTCAACGATCGCGTTCACAGCATTTACACTCTGGCGGATGAAATCGAGGCTCTAGTTCCCAACGCTTCCATCGGTGTGGCTCACGGCCAGATGGATGACCGCGAACTGGAAAATGCCATGGACGCCTTTATTTCCAAGAAGTTCGACGTGCTGATCAGTACCAGCATTATTGAATCTGGCTTGGACGTTCCTAACGCAAATACCATCATCATTATGAACGCCCATCACTTTGGCATTAGCCAGCTGTATCAGATGCGCGGTCGTGTGGGACGCAGTAGTGTTCTTGCTAAGGCCCTGCTGGTGGTTCCCGCCAAGCACGAAATCTCGGCAGAATCCATGCGTCGCTTAAAAGCTCTGGAACAGTTTACGGACTTGGGTAGCGGCTACCAGCTGGCTATGCGCGACTTGGAAATTCGTGGCGCAGGTAACTTGCTGGGCCAGGAACAGCATGGCTTCATCGCTGAAGTGGGCTTTGAAACCTATGTTCGTCTGGTGAAGGAAGCGGTGGAAATGCTTCGTGGCGGCCCCGTGGAAAAGCCTATCCAAACTCGCGTGGAACTGGGTGTGGATGCCTATCTGCCGGAAGACTACATTCAGGATGGCCTTACTCGAATCGACCTTTACCAGCGTATTGCCCGCATTACCCATACGGATGAAATTCAGAGTATTGCCCAGGAATTGGAAGACCGTTTCGGTCCTGTGCCTGACCCCGCCAAGATGTTGCTGCTAGTGACGGAAGTGGGGCTTCTGGCTGGCCGCCTGCGTATTCAGGGTCTTGTCCAGCGAAAGGGAATGCTTGCGGCAACCTTCGCGGAATTCCCGCCTCCCGATGTTCGTATCATCAGTGAAATGTACGGCCTCGCTCTGTTCCCTATGCGTATTCTCGCAGGTTCTCCTATGCAGGTGATTATTGAAGTGGGGAAGGGTTCTGCAAAGACATTGGCGGAAAACGCCCTCAAGCAGTTCCGTTCCTTCGCAGTCATTAAGGCTCAGGCAGCCACCATCCAGCCCAAGAACCCGCTGTTAGCAGGCGTGGGTGAGGTTAAGAAATAA
- a CDS encoding TatD family hydrolase, which translates to MFDFHLHLARFKSPTTVAKGLFDVGTGFNTIACEPREWEKSLDLESRGLEAHQAFGIHPMVATQMTDEDFEHLKAILRTHPEADVGECGLDKRFEGYAPAGIQEQVFKRQIELAQDLNRPLHIHCVGDYSRILQAVADDARQIPQVVFHRFGGDISAVRSAQKLLGPRAVFSLHADSFRKKSTVAAIREIPPEQVRFETDADDESWTAERIIHQLKAVEELFLNLTHAC; encoded by the coding sequence ATGTTCGATTTTCACCTTCACCTGGCCCGTTTTAAGTCTCCCACGACCGTTGCAAAGGGACTTTTTGACGTCGGAACAGGTTTTAATACCATCGCCTGCGAACCTCGGGAATGGGAAAAATCCCTGGATTTGGAATCCCGGGGACTGGAAGCACATCAAGCCTTTGGAATCCACCCCATGGTGGCGACCCAAATGACGGATGAAGACTTTGAACATCTGAAGGCAATCCTGCGAACACATCCAGAAGCCGATGTGGGAGAATGCGGACTGGACAAGCGCTTTGAAGGGTATGCCCCCGCAGGCATCCAGGAGCAAGTATTTAAAAGGCAAATTGAACTTGCGCAAGATTTAAACCGTCCCTTGCACATTCATTGCGTCGGGGACTATTCTCGCATTTTACAAGCAGTAGCAGATGACGCTAGGCAGATTCCCCAGGTGGTCTTCCATCGCTTTGGCGGTGACATTTCCGCAGTTCGTTCCGCCCAGAAGTTGCTTGGACCTCGGGCAGTATTCAGCCTTCACGCAGATTCCTTCCGAAAGAAGTCTACGGTAGCTGCCATCAGGGAAATCCCTCCAGAGCAAGTCCGATTCGAGACGGACGCCGATGATGAAAGCTGGACCGCAGAACGAATTATCCACCAGCTAAAGGCTGTGGAAGAATTATTTCTTAACCTCACCCACGCCTGCTAA
- a CDS encoding site-specific integrase has translation MSKVRETVNLRKRTMKNGGQSLYLDWFFHGKREREFLGLYLGKDKVQNATTMRLAQQLKAKKMEELIAIEAGIAVKKFEATSISFRDYALEVASRYKVKNTVRSFTSAAKRIPNKIMLASVDRACLSKIIRDAWGECSQNAQNSNGAFLKLAMRQAFKEGLIPQLPDFSGVVPSPKPGNKVFLTLDEIKQFMAVEPPVEKCGASAARRWFMIKDAFLFGCFTGLRYSDIYKAKWGDIQDGILITEQMKTKEEVRIPLSQNALQFIPQRNENVQDEDRIFDSIPGRSCHADEKLAKLVELSGIKKHITFHCSRHTCATLMLSYGADLYTVSKILGHTNVKTTQIYTKVLDEGKRKAVELVPKI, from the coding sequence ATGAGTAAGGTTCGTGAAACAGTCAATTTGAGAAAGCGTACCATGAAAAATGGAGGCCAGTCCCTATATCTGGATTGGTTCTTTCATGGCAAAAGGGAACGCGAATTTTTAGGACTCTATCTTGGAAAAGATAAAGTTCAAAATGCAACTACAATGCGTTTGGCCCAACAACTCAAGGCCAAGAAAATGGAAGAGCTGATTGCCATAGAAGCAGGAATCGCTGTCAAGAAATTTGAAGCAACCAGCATCTCATTTAGAGATTATGCTTTGGAAGTTGCAAGTCGATATAAAGTGAAAAATACCGTTCGATCTTTTACGTCGGCTGCGAAACGTATTCCGAATAAGATAATGCTCGCTTCTGTTGATAGGGCCTGCCTTTCAAAGATCATTCGAGATGCTTGGGGAGAATGTTCTCAAAACGCACAAAACTCAAACGGTGCGTTTCTTAAGTTGGCCATGCGACAAGCTTTCAAGGAAGGTCTTATTCCTCAGCTCCCGGATTTTTCTGGTGTTGTTCCATCGCCAAAACCTGGTAATAAGGTTTTCTTGACGCTGGATGAAATAAAGCAATTCATGGCTGTAGAACCTCCTGTTGAGAAATGTGGCGCTTCTGCAGCAAGGCGCTGGTTCATGATAAAGGACGCTTTTCTTTTCGGTTGTTTTACGGGACTTCGTTATAGCGATATTTATAAGGCAAAATGGGGCGACATTCAAGACGGTATTTTGATTACGGAACAGATGAAAACGAAGGAGGAAGTTCGTATTCCTCTTTCGCAAAACGCTTTGCAATTTATTCCGCAAAGAAACGAAAACGTTCAAGACGAAGATCGAATTTTTGACTCCATTCCTGGTAGATCATGCCATGCGGATGAAAAGTTGGCGAAGCTCGTTGAACTGTCTGGCATAAAGAAGCACATTACCTTTCACTGTTCCCGCCATACTTGTGCAACATTGATGCTTTCCTATGGGGCGGACCTTTATACCGTTAGCAAGATTCTTGGCCACACCAACGTCAAGACTACCCAAATCTACACAAAGGTGCTGGATGAGGGCAAGCGCAAGGCTGTCGAACTGGTTCCCAAGATTTAG
- a CDS encoding DUF4417 domain-containing protein, producing MQKKNPLLLVKRLLLHYLKYLLKTTMRGEFDLPEMHCHTKVLPDYIAVYQQPGDYHRTPFTAVSFFSYDDTFDGQRGLYNAIYYDNKRDLEKFRKRFKGVRFAIAPDCSQCGDVDHIENLYRLKRSRIISLWLNQEMGISVIPLITFPNLKHLAWVLEGLQDCSVVAFSTKGCVDDPYEKSVLMEAVRVTVDTLKLKSILVYDVCKDNHAVDEIFAYARQKGIDVKAPPNMLKERNIVLAKERRGKKCA from the coding sequence ATGCAAAAGAAAAATCCGCTACTTCTGGTGAAGCGGCTACTACTCCACTACCTAAAATACTTACTCAAGACGACTATGCGCGGGGAGTTTGATCTCCCGGAAATGCATTGTCATACGAAGGTGCTGCCAGATTACATCGCCGTATATCAGCAGCCTGGTGATTATCATCGCACTCCTTTTACAGCTGTTTCATTTTTCAGTTATGATGATACGTTTGATGGGCAGCGGGGACTTTACAATGCTATCTACTATGACAATAAACGAGACCTGGAAAAATTTAGGAAACGGTTCAAGGGCGTTCGATTTGCCATCGCTCCAGATTGTTCGCAGTGCGGTGATGTTGACCACATTGAAAACTTGTATAGGTTGAAGCGATCTCGAATTATTTCCTTATGGTTAAACCAGGAAATGGGGATATCTGTGATTCCGCTGATTACTTTTCCGAACTTGAAACATCTTGCTTGGGTGCTTGAGGGCCTGCAGGATTGTAGCGTAGTTGCGTTTAGTACCAAAGGTTGTGTTGACGATCCCTACGAAAAGAGTGTTCTGATGGAGGCTGTAAGGGTAACCGTAGATACACTGAAGCTAAAGTCAATTCTTGTTTATGATGTGTGCAAGGATAACCATGCTGTTGATGAAATTTTCGCTTACGCACGCCAGAAAGGAATCGACGTTAAGGCTCCACCCAATATGCTGAAGGAAAGGAATATTGTTCTTGCAAAGGAAAGAAGGGGGAAGAAATGCGCGTAA
- the lexA gene encoding transcriptional repressor LexA has protein sequence MEKPNIITPAFDRDVETETYGDASPRKELTKRQEEILDYIKKYSKENRMPPTVREIGNHFEISSTNGVRSILAALIKKGYINRSPRLSRGIEIVSNGNEEVKDIAPSNSIEIPIVGRVAAGTPILAVQNLEGTVTIDRDFLACRTDVFALRVKGDSMINAGIFDGDLVFARQQKTADRGEIIVAQVDNEATVKYYHPAPTHVELRPANPTYSPIIVKKDKDFSIAGRVIGVMRKIN, from the coding sequence ATGGAAAAACCGAACATTATTACGCCCGCTTTCGACCGCGATGTCGAAACCGAAACCTATGGTGATGCAAGCCCCCGCAAGGAGCTGACCAAGCGTCAGGAAGAAATCCTGGACTACATCAAGAAGTATTCCAAGGAAAATCGCATGCCGCCTACCGTTCGCGAAATCGGCAACCATTTTGAAATTTCTTCTACCAATGGCGTTCGTTCCATCTTGGCAGCCCTCATCAAGAAGGGTTACATCAACCGTTCTCCCCGCTTGAGCCGCGGTATCGAAATCGTTTCCAACGGCAACGAAGAAGTCAAGGATATCGCTCCTAGCAATTCTATCGAAATCCCTATCGTAGGCCGCGTTGCAGCAGGTACACCCATTCTCGCCGTACAGAACCTTGAAGGCACCGTCACCATCGACCGCGACTTCCTGGCTTGCCGCACCGACGTGTTCGCTCTCCGCGTTAAGGGTGACTCCATGATCAACGCAGGTATCTTCGATGGAGACCTGGTATTCGCACGTCAGCAGAAGACTGCAGACCGTGGTGAAATCATCGTTGCCCAGGTGGATAACGAAGCTACCGTCAAGTATTATCATCCGGCTCCCACCCATGTGGAACTGCGTCCCGCAAACCCCACCTACAGCCCGATTATCGTCAAGAAGGACAAGGACTTCTCTATCGCAGGTCGCGTCATCGGCGTCATGCGAAAGATCAACTAA
- a CDS encoding PIN domain-containing protein codes for MNKAVEQSRILFLDTSAVVRLLQMHPDYYPVVSEVLDYAYEKNITLLASSVTLFELSQKACVAGEGVLARQYREFFENSSNVKLCDVNGEIAVKAAELFAAAGRTNHKISEADSLRLATAFVNGADCILTENANFASAMDIPVVTLDEV; via the coding sequence ATGAACAAGGCCGTTGAACAGTCCCGCATCTTGTTTCTTGATACAAGCGCCGTGGTGCGTCTTCTGCAGATGCATCCGGATTACTATCCCGTTGTATCCGAAGTGCTGGACTATGCCTACGAAAAGAACATTACCCTGCTGGCATCTTCTGTTACCTTGTTCGAACTTTCCCAGAAAGCCTGTGTAGCGGGGGAGGGCGTTCTTGCCCGCCAGTACCGCGAATTCTTCGAGAATTCCTCCAACGTCAAGCTCTGCGACGTCAATGGTGAAATCGCCGTGAAGGCCGCGGAACTCTTTGCTGCCGCAGGTCGTACCAACCATAAAATTTCCGAAGCCGATTCCTTACGTCTGGCCACCGCCTTCGTGAACGGTGCCGACTGTATCCTTACAGAAAACGCCAACTTTGCCAGCGCTATGGACATTCCCGTAGTGACTCTGGACGAAGTATAG
- the gatB gene encoding Asp-tRNA(Asn)/Glu-tRNA(Gln) amidotransferase subunit GatB: MPNYSTVIGLEIHCQLATKTKMFCGCEIEVNTTPNKHVCPVCLGMPGAMPVPNKKAVEYAIRLGLALNCEIDLNAMWTRKNYFYPDLPKGYQITQTGGLPVYDHPICKNGWLEIIKADGTKKRVGITRIHMEEDAGKLIHDMSPTDSHFDANRCGTPLCEIVTEPDIRSPEEAVLVLKKIKQTLEYTRVSNANMENGNMRCDGNISLRASEDAPFGTRAEIKNLNSFTNLEKALNAEYYLQSATLDAGKEVEQCTKRYDPNADKTIVIRSKEDAHDYKYFPEPDMVRLVTDPAFVEEIRRTLPELPDARRARFMNDLGVSEYDAQVLTDDRDISDWFDTASKNCKNGKVLANWVITELLAKMKDLEGGLADLKIKPEQLCALVNLIEDKTINGKIAKTVFADMFETGKDPADIVKEKGLVQVADTGAIEAIVREVCAANAAQFAEFKAGKVALKGFLVGMTMRKSGGKANPAMVNEILDKLAQE, from the coding sequence ATGCCTAATTACTCTACCGTTATCGGTCTCGAAATCCATTGCCAGCTCGCTACCAAGACCAAGATGTTCTGCGGTTGCGAAATTGAAGTGAACACTACTCCTAACAAGCACGTTTGCCCGGTTTGCCTGGGTATGCCTGGTGCAATGCCTGTTCCCAACAAGAAGGCTGTGGAATACGCAATCCGTTTGGGTCTCGCTCTCAACTGCGAAATTGACCTGAACGCTATGTGGACTCGTAAGAACTATTTCTACCCGGACCTTCCCAAGGGTTATCAGATCACTCAGACTGGTGGTCTTCCGGTGTACGATCATCCCATCTGCAAGAACGGCTGGCTGGAAATCATCAAGGCTGACGGTACCAAGAAGCGCGTGGGCATTACCCGTATCCATATGGAAGAAGACGCTGGTAAGCTGATTCACGACATGAGCCCCACCGATTCTCATTTTGACGCAAACCGCTGCGGTACCCCGCTGTGCGAAATCGTGACTGAACCGGACATCCGTAGTCCGGAAGAAGCAGTGCTGGTCCTCAAGAAGATTAAGCAGACTTTGGAATACACCCGCGTTTCCAATGCTAACATGGAAAACGGCAACATGCGCTGCGACGGTAACATCTCCCTCCGTGCTTCCGAAGACGCTCCTTTCGGCACCCGTGCAGAAATCAAGAACTTGAACAGCTTCACCAACCTTGAAAAGGCTTTGAACGCCGAATACTACCTGCAGTCCGCTACTCTGGACGCTGGCAAGGAAGTGGAACAGTGCACCAAGCGTTACGATCCCAACGCCGACAAGACTATCGTCATCCGCTCCAAGGAAGACGCTCACGACTATAAGTACTTCCCGGAACCGGACATGGTACGCCTCGTTACCGATCCTGCCTTCGTGGAAGAAATCCGCCGCACCCTTCCGGAACTGCCGGATGCCCGCCGCGCACGCTTTATGAACGACCTGGGTGTGTCTGAATACGACGCACAGGTTTTGACCGACGACCGCGACATCAGCGACTGGTTCGATACAGCTTCCAAGAATTGCAAGAACGGTAAGGTACTGGCTAACTGGGTCATTACTGAACTCCTGGCCAAGATGAAGGATCTGGAAGGCGGCCTCGCTGACCTGAAGATTAAGCCGGAACAGCTCTGCGCTCTGGTGAACTTGATCGAAGACAAGACCATCAACGGTAAGATCGCTAAGACCGTCTTCGCCGACATGTTCGAAACCGGTAAGGATCCTGCAGACATCGTTAAGGAAAAGGGTCTGGTTCAGGTGGCTGACACTGGCGCTATCGAAGCAATCGTCCGCGAAGTTTGCGCTGCCAACGCTGCTCAGTTTGCAGAATTCAAGGCCGGTAAGGTTGCTTTGAAGGGCTTCCTTGTGGGTATGACCATGCGTAAGTCCGGTGGCAAGGCCAACCCGGCTATGGTCAACGAAATTCTCGACAAGTTGGCTCAGGAATAA
- a CDS encoding peptidylprolyl isomerase: MKIVKKLLLAALVSGLVSVSCAKVKTFDKDYTGIKEIEATIETHEGTIVLSLDFKSAPNTVANFVELANSGFYDGLTFHRVIPGFMIQGGDPKGNGQGGPDYTFMDEISKLTHEEGVISMANRGPNTNGSQFFITQTPQHHLDGKHSVFGKVIKGLDVVCRIEQNDPIINIKIVEKK, translated from the coding sequence ATGAAAATCGTTAAAAAACTATTGCTAGCGGCTTTAGTAAGCGGCCTTGTTTCCGTAAGCTGTGCAAAGGTGAAAACCTTTGACAAGGACTATACCGGTATTAAGGAAATCGAGGCAACTATCGAAACCCACGAAGGTACAATCGTACTTTCCCTGGATTTTAAGTCCGCACCCAACACAGTTGCAAATTTCGTGGAACTTGCCAATAGCGGGTTCTACGATGGCCTGACATTCCATCGTGTCATTCCCGGTTTCATGATTCAGGGCGGCGACCCGAAGGGGAATGGACAAGGCGGTCCTGATTACACCTTCATGGATGAAATCAGCAAGCTTACCCACGAAGAAGGCGTTATCTCCATGGCAAACCGTGGTCCTAACACCAATGGCTCTCAGTTTTTCATTACCCAGACGCCGCAGCACCACCTGGACGGAAAGCACTCCGTTTTTGGCAAGGTCATTAAAGGTCTGGATGTGGTCTGCCGTATTGAGCAGAACGACCCTATTATAAACATTAAAATTGTGGAAAAGAAGTAA